The Methanofastidiosum sp. genome contains the following window.
GAAAGAATTGGTATATCTAATGTTGTAAGTTATGGTAATAAAATAGATGTAAATGAAGCAGATCTTCTTGACTACTTATGTGATGATGAAAATTCAAAAGTGATTTGTTTATACATAGAAGGGATAAGGCGTGGCCAGAGATTTATGGAATCAGCAAAGAGGGTATCAAAAAAGATCCCTATTTTAGCATTAAAATCAGGTAAGACTAAATCAGGAGCTAAAGCCGCTTCAAGTCACACTGGAAGTCTCGCAGGCGAGGACATAATATATGACTCAGCATTTAAACAATCCCACATAATAAGGGCAAATAATTTTGAAGAACTTTTTGATATGGCCAAAGCCTTAGAAAAGCAGGTTTTTCCCAAGAGCGATGGGATTGCAATAATAACTAATGCTGGTGGCTTAGGTGTAATGACCGCAGACGCATTGGAGATGAACGGGCTCCGACTTGCTAATCTAGGAGAAGATACTATAATGAAACTAAAAGAACAGTTTCCCGAAAGAGTAGTTGTCTCTAATCCAATGGATTTAGTGGGCGATGCAGATAAAGAAAGGTATGAAGTTGGACTAAAAGCACTTTTAGAGGATAAAGACGTAGGTTTGATTATTGTTATTTTGTTACTTCAAGTTCCCACATTATCTTTGGACTCTGTTGATACCGTTCTTAATATTAAAAAGAGCTCTGAAAAACCCATGATTATATTAGGGGCAGGAGGAGAGATAATTACTCCATACTTTAAAAAATTGGAAGAAGGGGGATTAGCAGTTTACCCGTCCCCCGAGCGAGCAGC
Protein-coding sequences here:
- a CDS encoding CoA-binding protein, with translation MTDLSFFFNPSSIAVIGASDTVGSVGYEIMKNLTEDFPGELYPINIKQKNIFGKPSYKSILDVPNKIEMAVIAIAAPFVSDVLEECGKKGVKGVIIVSGGFSEIGEKEREDKLLEISKKYGIRIIGPNCIGIYDNFSGVNTIFLSKDKISYPAKGKISFLSQSGAFAGLILDWTSKERIGISNVVSYGNKIDVNEADLLDYLCDDENSKVICLYIEGIRRGQRFMESAKRVSKKIPILALKSGKTKSGAKAASSHTGSLAGEDIIYDSAFKQSHIIRANNFEELFDMAKALEKQVFPKSDGIAIITNAGGLGVMTADALEMNGLRLANLGEDTIMKLKEQFPERVVVSNPMDLVGDADKERYEVGLKALLEDKDVGLIIVILLLQVPTLSLDSVDTVLNIKKSSEKPMIILGAGGEIITPYFKKLEEGGLAVYPSPERAARAAYALVNHAIVRGDIHRERKENIGVCKV